The region TGGGACATTAGTTTATATCAATTGTTAGGATAATAATAGATGAAAATAGCAGTTACGTCTAAAGCATTTAGTAAGAATGAAATTTTAATAAGTGAATTAAGAAAATATTTTAAAGATATAAAACTTAATCATGGGACAAGAAAATTAACAGAAAAAGAAGTTATTGACTTCTTAGAAGATTGTGATGGAGCGATAGTTGCATTAGAAGATATAAATAGAAATGTAGTAGATAATTTACCTAAATTAAAAGTTATAGCAAAATTTGGTGTAGGACTAGACAATATAGATATAAAATACTGTAAAGAAAAAAATATTAAAATTGGATGGACGGCAGGAGTAAATAAAAGAAGTGTAGCTGAAATGACACTAGGATTTATGTTAATGTTAATTAGAAACTTATATACAACTTCCAATAAGTTATCAGAATCAATTTGGGATAAAAATGGAGGATGTAATTTATATGGTAAAACAATAGGTATTATTGGTATAGGGAATATTGGAAAAGAACTAATAAAAATACTTAATGTATTTAACTGTAAAATTCTAGTTAATGATATTATTGAACAAAATGATTATTATAAAAAGAATAATCTTATAGAATCTACAAAAGAAGAAATATTTAGACAAAGTGATATTATTACCTTACATATTCCATTAGATAAAATGACAACAAATTTGATTAATAAGAATACTCTACAAATGATGAAACAAACATCTTTCCTTATAAATACAGCTAGAGGTGACTTAGTTAACCTTACTGATTTAAAATATGCTTTACAAAATAATATAATAGCTGGAGCCGCAATCGATGTTTATGACCAAGAGCCACCTAGCGATAAAGAGCTTTTATCTCTAGAAAATCTTATTTGTACTCCTCATATTGGCGGCAACTCAAAAGAGTCTACTTTAGCAATGGGAGTAAGTGCAATAAAACATATAAAGGAATTACTTAATGATTAATGGGAAAAAAATTGTAGCAATGATACCTGCACGATTGGGAAGCCAAAGAATACCTAAAAAAAATTTAAGATTATTAGGAAATAAAGTTTTAACCCAATGGGTAGGAGAATCTTGTAAAAAAACAAATATTTTTGATGAAATATATATAAATTCTGAATCTGAAATTTTTGAAAGAATTGCAACAGATATAGGAATAAAGTTTTATAAACGACCTAATGAATTAGCTTCAAATAGTGCTACGAATGATGATTTCAGTCTTGATTTTATAAATAATGTAGAATGTGATATTCTAGTTCAAGTAAACCCTACTTCACCATTTACAACACCGGAAGATATAGAAGGTGTTGTAAAAATGTTTATAAATGGAGATTATAAAACAGTTCATACTGTAAAAGATGAACAAATTGAAGGACTTTTTAATGATATACCCTTAAACTTTGATCCACTTAAACAAATGCCTCCTTCTCAAGAGTTAACCCCTGTAAAAATATTTACCTCATCAATTATGGCGTGGGATACTCAAAAATTTAAAGAAAATATGAAAAAAAATGGCTGTGCAGTTTACGGTGGGAACGGGAAGATTGGTTACTATACAATTAAAGGTGCCGGAATGATTGATATAGATAATGAAAAGGATTTTTATCTAGCAGAAGCTGTTATAAAAATGAATGAAGAAAAACAAAATAAAAAATATTATGACTTAAGTAATCAATTAACGGCTGATGCAAATGTACCAAAGATATTAAAACAAGATGGTGTAGAAAAATCAATATTTGATATGGCAAACCAAGGTATAACTCATGTACCTAACTTAATTCAGAAATATGGTAAAAACTCATCCTGGTCTCATACTCTTGTT is a window of Halarcobacter sp. DNA encoding:
- a CDS encoding cytidylyltransferase domain-containing protein is translated as MINGKKIVAMIPARLGSQRIPKKNLRLLGNKVLTQWVGESCKKTNIFDEIYINSESEIFERIATDIGIKFYKRPNELASNSATNDDFSLDFINNVECDILVQVNPTSPFTTPEDIEGVVKMFINGDYKTVHTVKDEQIEGLFNDIPLNFDPLKQMPPSQELTPVKIFTSSIMAWDTQKFKENMKKNGCAVYGGNGKIGYYTIKGAGMIDIDNEKDFYLAEAVIKMNEEKQNKKYYDLSNQLTADANVPKILKQDGVEKSIFDMANQGITHVPNLIQKYGKNSSWSHTLVDTESNSATLICQLPGEGNRRHYHPDWNEWWFIIDGTWQWDIDNEVKTIQKGDLVFIQKGIKHKITAIGNEAAIRIAVSRYDVDHVYDNEDY
- a CDS encoding phosphoglycerate dehydrogenase, whose translation is MKIAVTSKAFSKNEILISELRKYFKDIKLNHGTRKLTEKEVIDFLEDCDGAIVALEDINRNVVDNLPKLKVIAKFGVGLDNIDIKYCKEKNIKIGWTAGVNKRSVAEMTLGFMLMLIRNLYTTSNKLSESIWDKNGGCNLYGKTIGIIGIGNIGKELIKILNVFNCKILVNDIIEQNDYYKKNNLIESTKEEIFRQSDIITLHIPLDKMTTNLINKNTLQMMKQTSFLINTARGDLVNLTDLKYALQNNIIAGAAIDVYDQEPPSDKELLSLENLICTPHIGGNSKESTLAMGVSAIKHIKELLND